The proteins below come from a single Halobacillus salinarum genomic window:
- a CDS encoding energy-coupling factor transporter transmembrane component T family protein has product MSSSMVIGQYIPGNSVVHKLDPRSKIAIIFFYVVIVFFANSVMSYGLLTIFAVGSALITRIPLTYIVKGLKPVWFLILFTFLLHLIVTKQGEVVFTLFGWKVYDEALIQGAAISLRFFLLIMVTSLLTLTTTPIEITDAIEELLGPLKKVRFPVHELALMMSISLRFIPTLMQETEKISKAQASRGVDFRTGSFKDRVKAIIPLLVPLFVSAFKRAEELAMAMEARGYRGGEGRTKLRELQIGKRDIGLYFLFSALILGLFLTRS; this is encoded by the coding sequence ATGAGTAGTTCTATGGTGATCGGCCAGTATATTCCAGGAAATTCGGTAGTTCATAAGCTCGATCCCCGTTCTAAAATAGCGATAATCTTTTTTTATGTAGTGATTGTGTTTTTTGCTAATTCTGTTATGAGTTACGGACTTTTGACGATCTTTGCGGTCGGGAGCGCCTTAATAACTAGAATTCCGCTCACCTATATTGTGAAAGGTCTTAAGCCCGTTTGGTTTCTGATTTTATTTACTTTCCTGCTTCATTTAATCGTGACGAAACAAGGTGAAGTGGTGTTTACTTTATTCGGGTGGAAGGTCTATGATGAAGCCCTGATTCAAGGCGCAGCTATATCCTTACGTTTCTTTCTCTTGATTATGGTGACTTCACTCCTGACCCTGACGACGACACCTATCGAAATTACAGACGCGATTGAGGAATTGTTAGGCCCGTTAAAAAAGGTTCGTTTCCCCGTGCATGAACTTGCATTGATGATGTCGATCTCCTTGCGATTTATCCCTACTTTAATGCAGGAAACAGAAAAAATTTCTAAAGCACAGGCTTCCCGAGGAGTAGACTTCCGCACAGGCTCATTTAAAGACCGTGTGAAAGCAATTATTCCTCTTTTAGTGCCGTTGTTTGTCAGCGCTTTTAAACGCGCTGAGGAGCTTGCTATGGCCATGGAGGCACGTGGTTATCGAGGTGGAGAGGGCAGGACGAAGCTAAGGGAATTACAAATAGGAAAGCGGGATATCGGCTTGTACTTTCTCTTTTCAGCCTTAATCCTCGGATTATTCCTGACTAGAAGTTAA
- a CDS encoding energy-coupling factor ABC transporter ATP-binding protein, translating into MDISFNDVSYIYQPNTPFEHKALNHISFSIPSGSFTAIIGHTGSGKSTLIQHLNGLLQPTEGEVKIGDFHLKAGSKNKQLRSLREKVGVVFQYPEHQLFEETVEKDIAFGPSNFGVRENEINRRISQAVAAVQLPDEMLQRSPFDLSGGQMRRVAIAGVLAMDPEVLVLDEPTAGLDPNGQHEIMEMFKALHQDKSLTTVLVTHSMEDALKYADQIIILNHGEVYSQGEPLAIFNERDALNEVQLDVPEVIEFLTKAEERLGISLPYNGQSITELAKELALVVSGGQDNE; encoded by the coding sequence ATGGACATCTCATTCAACGATGTAAGCTATATTTATCAGCCTAATACTCCGTTTGAACATAAGGCTCTTAACCATATTTCTTTCTCGATTCCATCAGGATCCTTTACTGCGATTATCGGACATACCGGCTCTGGGAAATCTACATTAATCCAGCACCTTAACGGATTGCTTCAACCTACAGAGGGAGAAGTAAAGATCGGTGATTTTCATCTTAAAGCAGGCTCCAAAAACAAACAATTGCGAAGCTTGAGAGAGAAAGTCGGGGTCGTTTTTCAATACCCTGAACACCAGCTGTTTGAAGAGACGGTTGAAAAAGATATCGCTTTCGGTCCATCTAATTTTGGGGTGCGGGAAAATGAAATTAATCGAAGAATTTCTCAGGCTGTGGCCGCAGTGCAGCTGCCTGACGAGATGCTGCAGCGTTCCCCGTTTGACTTAAGCGGAGGACAGATGCGCAGAGTTGCCATCGCAGGGGTGTTAGCAATGGACCCTGAAGTACTGGTGCTTGATGAACCGACCGCCGGCCTGGATCCTAATGGCCAGCATGAAATTATGGAAATGTTCAAAGCTCTGCATCAGGACAAGTCCTTGACCACCGTACTCGTTACCCACAGTATGGAGGATGCCCTGAAGTACGCCGACCAAATTATCATTCTCAATCATGGTGAAGTGTACAGTCAAGGAGAGCCATTAGCCATTTTTAATGAGAGAGACGCGTTAAATGAAGTGCAGCTTGACGTGCCAGAAGTCATTGAATTCTTAACGAAGGCTGAGGAACGATTGGGGATATCTCTGCCCTACAATGGTCAATCGATAACAGAATTAGCAAAAGAGCTGGCGCTTGTAGTTAGCGGGGGGCAGGATAATGAGTAG
- a CDS encoding energy-coupling factor ABC transporter ATP-binding protein, whose amino-acid sequence MSQKRIEFKNVSFRYQENMPWVLKNVNFVIEANEWVAIIGHNGSGKSTIAKLMNGLLFPQEGEVLVNGELVNEENVWNVRKNVGMVFQNPDNQFVGTTVRDDVAFGMENQGMPRELMVERIKESLQAVGMSEFERQEPHRLSGGQKQRVAIASVLAVSPQYMILDEATAMLDPKGRKEILQTIRHLQDKRHVSLITITHDLKEVTQAERVIVMNQGEVWMEDTPRAIFAKKEKLIEIGLDTPFVTKLADEMKAAGIHVQREPLNHQELLEELWTSHSTM is encoded by the coding sequence ATGAGTCAGAAAAGAATAGAATTTAAGAACGTATCTTTCCGTTATCAGGAAAACATGCCATGGGTCCTGAAAAATGTGAACTTCGTGATCGAAGCAAACGAGTGGGTAGCGATAATCGGCCATAATGGATCCGGAAAGTCGACCATAGCGAAATTAATGAATGGTTTGTTATTTCCTCAGGAAGGTGAAGTTCTTGTAAATGGGGAGCTTGTAAACGAGGAAAACGTCTGGAATGTGAGAAAAAACGTGGGAATGGTTTTTCAAAATCCTGACAATCAATTTGTCGGTACTACGGTTCGTGACGATGTAGCTTTTGGGATGGAAAATCAAGGCATGCCTCGTGAACTGATGGTAGAAAGGATCAAAGAAAGCCTGCAAGCCGTAGGTATGAGTGAGTTTGAAAGACAGGAACCACACCGTCTGTCAGGAGGACAGAAGCAGCGCGTCGCCATTGCCAGCGTGCTGGCAGTTTCTCCGCAATACATGATACTTGATGAAGCAACAGCTATGCTCGATCCGAAAGGGCGAAAAGAGATCCTGCAAACGATACGTCATTTGCAAGATAAACGGCATGTATCATTAATTACTATTACACATGATTTGAAAGAAGTTACCCAGGCTGAACGTGTCATTGTAATGAATCAAGGGGAAGTCTGGATGGAAGATACTCCAAGAGCAATTTTTGCAAAAAAAGAGAAGTTAATCGAAATTGGCTTAGATACTCCTTTTGTCACAAAACTGGCAGATGAGATGAAAGCTGCCGGCATTCATGTGCAACGTGAGCCACTTAATCACCAGGAGTTACTGGAGGAATTATGGACATCTCATTCAACGATGTAA
- the rplQ gene encoding 50S ribosomal protein L17 — MARKLGRTTDQRMALLRNLATDLIVHERLETTEAKAKELRSVVEKMITLGKRGDLHARRQAESFLYKADANEEGDQTALQKLFSEIGPRYEDRQGGYTRVLKLGERKGDGAKMAIIELV, encoded by the coding sequence ATGGCTAGAAAACTAGGACGTACAACAGATCAGCGAATGGCGCTGCTTCGTAATTTAGCGACTGACCTGATCGTTCATGAACGTTTAGAAACTACAGAAGCAAAAGCGAAAGAACTTCGCTCTGTAGTAGAGAAGATGATTACACTAGGTAAACGAGGCGATCTCCACGCCCGTCGTCAAGCTGAGTCATTTCTTTATAAAGCGGATGCCAATGAAGAAGGAGATCAGACAGCTCTTCAAAAATTGTTCTCTGAGATTGGCCCGCGTTACGAGGACCGTCAAGGCGGATATACTCGCGTGCTTAAATTAGGCGAGCGTAAAGGTGATGGAGCTAAAATGGCGATCATTGAATTAGTTTAA
- a CDS encoding DNA-directed RNA polymerase subunit alpha: MIEIEKPKIETVEISDESTFGKFVVEPLERGYGTTLGNSLRRILLSSLPGAAVTSVQIDGVLHEFSTIEGVVEDVTTIILNLKKLALKIYSEEEKTLEIDVQGEGKVTAADITHDSDVEVLNPDLHIATLDSNTSLRMRITAERGRGYRPAEGNNHEDLPIGVIPVDSIFTPVSRVTYQVENTRIGQTSNFDKLTLDVWTDGSIRPEEAISLGAKIYMEHLNIFVSLTDEAQKAEIMVEKEEDQKEKVLEMTIEELDLSVRSYNCLKRAGINTVQELANKSEDDMMKVRNLGRKSLEEVKHKLDELGLGLRKED, from the coding sequence ATGATCGAAATTGAAAAGCCAAAAATTGAAACGGTTGAGATCAGCGATGAGTCCACATTTGGTAAGTTCGTCGTCGAACCGCTTGAACGTGGGTATGGTACAACTCTAGGGAACTCCTTGCGTCGTATCCTATTATCCTCACTTCCTGGCGCTGCTGTAACATCTGTTCAAATTGATGGTGTGCTTCACGAGTTTTCTACAATCGAAGGTGTAGTTGAAGACGTTACAACAATCATTTTGAACCTGAAGAAACTGGCCCTTAAGATATATTCAGAAGAGGAAAAGACTTTAGAGATTGATGTTCAGGGTGAAGGAAAAGTCACTGCTGCCGATATTACCCACGACAGTGATGTAGAAGTTCTGAATCCGGATCTTCACATTGCTACTTTGGATAGCAATACAAGTCTGCGGATGCGTATTACAGCTGAGCGTGGCCGAGGATATCGTCCGGCTGAAGGCAACAATCACGAAGATTTACCAATTGGTGTGATTCCCGTTGATTCTATTTTCACTCCAGTTTCCCGCGTCACTTATCAAGTAGAGAACACTAGAATTGGTCAAACCTCAAACTTTGATAAATTAACACTGGATGTATGGACTGACGGTAGTATTCGTCCTGAAGAAGCAATCTCTCTAGGTGCTAAGATCTATATGGAACATCTCAACATCTTTGTCAGCCTGACTGATGAAGCTCAAAAAGCAGAAATCATGGTTGAAAAAGAAGAAGACCAAAAAGAAAAAGTCCTGGAGATGACGATCGAAGAACTTGACCTATCCGTTCGTTCATATAATTGTTTGAAACGCGCTGGTATAAATACAGTTCAAGAGCTTGCGAATAAGTCTGAAGACGACATGATGAAGGTACGTAACCTTGGCCGCAAGTCTCTGGAAGAAGTTAAACACAAACTTGATGAGCTTGGTTTAGGTTTGAGAAAAGAAGATTAA
- the rpsK gene encoding 30S ribosomal protein S11, with amino-acid sequence MARKGNTRSRKRRVKKNIESGVAHIRSTFNNTIVTVTDVQGNVIGWSSAGSLGFKGSRKSTPFAAQMAAESAAKDAMDNGMKTLEVTVKGPGAGREAAIRSLQAAGLEITAIRDVTPVPHNGCRPPKRRRV; translated from the coding sequence CGTAAACGTCGTGTGAAAAAGAATATAGAGAGCGGTGTTGCTCACATTCGCTCTACGTTTAACAATACAATTGTAACCGTCACCGATGTTCAAGGGAATGTTATCGGCTGGAGCAGTGCAGGATCTCTTGGATTTAAAGGATCCCGTAAATCTACTCCATTTGCTGCGCAAATGGCCGCAGAATCTGCAGCTAAAGATGCAATGGACAACGGAATGAAAACTCTTGAAGTAACGGTTAAAGGCCCAGGAGCTGGTCGTGAAGCTGCGATCCGATCTCTGCAAGCAGCAGGATTGGAAATCACAGCAATTCGTGACGTAACTCCAGTTCCCCACAATGGCTGCCGTCCGCCAAAACGTCGTCGTGTATAA